One genomic segment of Microcella indica includes these proteins:
- a CDS encoding HNH endonuclease signature motif containing protein — MTTSELPRTATAAVDGGVSAILDAIIALERLTASLAASRAVAIDELRRLILTAAERDAQGGRSGGWDTAVTARRVAATELAAALRVSESAAQSLLDESAALTTTLPGTHAALREGALSYAHTVAIVDEARNLPPSSHDEFEKTLLPESTTRTAAGLRQRARIVRERLHPDSIDERCRDARERRDVRLEPARDGMAWLTAYLPAENAIAAYRRVSEIASSLGGSGDAEQRDDRTLAQRRADVMTDLLHDGIVSGSGAGRGVRAQVLVTVPALTLLDRGAAPVSPVPPATLEGYGPISADVARRLAAHAPSFTRLLTHPETGAVLSVGRDRYAVPRDLRLWLRIRDETCRFPGCGRSAASADVDHTVDWQHSGATRHDNLAHLCEAHHRLKHQTAWLVHQAGGGVLEWTAPSGRQYRTDPATRLAC, encoded by the coding sequence ATGACCACCTCCGAGCTCCCCCGGACGGCGACAGCCGCCGTCGACGGCGGCGTCTCGGCGATCCTCGACGCGATCATCGCGCTCGAGCGGCTGACCGCCTCCCTCGCGGCGTCGCGCGCGGTCGCGATCGACGAGCTGCGGCGCCTCATCCTGACGGCTGCCGAGCGGGATGCGCAGGGTGGGCGCTCGGGCGGCTGGGATACCGCGGTGACCGCCCGCCGCGTGGCCGCGACCGAACTCGCCGCGGCCCTGCGCGTCTCCGAGTCAGCCGCGCAGTCCCTCCTGGACGAGAGCGCGGCCCTCACCACGACTCTCCCGGGCACGCACGCGGCCCTGCGGGAGGGTGCACTGAGCTACGCCCACACCGTGGCGATCGTCGATGAAGCCCGCAACCTGCCGCCGTCGTCGCACGACGAGTTCGAGAAGACCCTCCTGCCGGAGTCCACGACGCGCACGGCTGCCGGCCTCCGCCAACGCGCCCGCATCGTGCGCGAGCGCCTGCACCCCGACTCGATCGATGAGCGGTGTCGCGACGCTCGCGAACGCCGCGATGTTCGCCTCGAGCCTGCCCGCGACGGCATGGCCTGGCTCACCGCCTATCTGCCGGCCGAGAACGCGATCGCGGCCTATCGGCGTGTGAGCGAGATTGCCTCGAGCCTCGGCGGCTCCGGTGACGCAGAGCAGCGCGACGACCGCACTCTCGCCCAGCGCCGCGCCGACGTCATGACCGACCTCCTGCACGACGGCATCGTGTCCGGCTCGGGTGCGGGTCGCGGCGTGCGGGCGCAGGTGCTCGTGACCGTGCCCGCCCTCACCCTCCTCGACCGCGGCGCCGCACCCGTCTCCCCTGTGCCGCCAGCGACGCTCGAGGGCTACGGACCCATCTCGGCCGACGTCGCCCGGCGCCTCGCCGCTCACGCCCCCAGCTTCACCCGCCTCCTCACCCACCCCGAGACCGGCGCGGTGCTCTCCGTCGGGCGCGACCGCTACGCGGTGCCCCGCGACCTGCGGCTGTGGTTGCGCATTCGCGACGAGACCTGCCGGTTCCCGGGCTGCGGTCGCAGTGCGGCGAGCGCCGACGTCGACCACACGGTCGACTGGCAGCACTCCGGGGCCACGCGACATGACAACCTCGCCCACCTGTGCGAGGCCCACCACCGACTCAAGCATCAGACCGCCTGGCTCGTGCACCAGGCAGGCGGCGGCGTGCTCGAGTGGACGGCACCCAGCGGGCGGCAGTACCGCACCGACCCAGCGACCCGCCTCGCCTGTTAA
- a CDS encoding site-specific DNA-methyltransferase: MSAPRKTPARSIPPSAPPQIWTPDGADLLLHGDNLAAMAHLPDASMQLVYLDPPFNTGRTQQRRSTTSTRDPDGAYLGFQGTSYRRTVETLGRYDDTFLDYWGFLAPRLEQVHRVLRDDGTLYLHLDWREAHYAKVALDALFGRACFLNELIWAYDYGAKSRRRWPTKHDTILVYVKNPDAYYFDSDAVDREPYMAPGLVTPEKAARGKLPTDVWWHTIVTTNGREKTGYPTQKPLGVLRRIVAASSREGDWVLDPFAGSGTTAAAAHELGRRSVSIDANPEAVQVMSDRLGMPVTELNGEHSIPHPPR, from the coding sequence ATGAGCGCGCCGCGAAAGACACCCGCGCGCTCGATCCCGCCGTCGGCCCCTCCGCAGATCTGGACTCCCGACGGCGCCGACCTGCTCCTCCACGGCGACAACCTCGCCGCCATGGCGCACCTGCCTGACGCGAGCATGCAGCTCGTCTACCTCGACCCGCCCTTCAACACAGGTCGCACGCAGCAGCGCCGTAGCACCACGAGCACGCGCGACCCCGACGGCGCCTACCTCGGGTTCCAGGGCACGAGCTACCGCCGCACCGTCGAGACGCTCGGCCGCTACGACGACACGTTCCTCGACTACTGGGGCTTCCTCGCCCCGCGCCTCGAGCAGGTCCACCGCGTGCTGCGCGACGACGGCACCCTCTACCTGCACCTCGACTGGCGCGAAGCGCACTACGCGAAGGTCGCCCTCGACGCCCTCTTCGGCCGCGCATGCTTCCTCAACGAGCTCATCTGGGCCTACGACTACGGAGCCAAGTCCCGCCGACGCTGGCCGACGAAGCACGACACGATCCTCGTCTACGTCAAGAACCCCGACGCCTACTACTTCGACTCCGACGCCGTCGACCGCGAGCCGTACATGGCGCCGGGCCTCGTCACTCCCGAGAAGGCGGCGCGCGGCAAGCTGCCCACCGACGTGTGGTGGCACACGATCGTCACCACCAACGGCCGCGAGAAGACCGGCTACCCGACCCAGAAACCCCTCGGCGTCCTGCGGCGCATCGTCGCCGCCTCGAGCCGCGAGGGCGACTGGGTGCTCGACCCCTTTGCCGGCAGCGGCACGACAGCCGCCGCCGCCCACGAGCTCGGCCGCCGCAGCGTGAGCATCGACGCGAACCCCGAGGCCGTGCAGGTCATGAGCGACCGGCTCGGGATGCCCGTCACGGAGCTGAACGGCGAGCACAGCATCCCTCACCCGCCTCGCTAG
- a CDS encoding HAD-IIA family hydrolase → MSDRREIECWLTDMDGVLVHENAALPGAAALIQQWRDTGTPFLVLTNNSIYTPRDLAARLRASGLDVPEESIWTSAMATADFCASQMPNGTAYVIGEAGITTALHEAGFIMTETNPDYVVVGETRNYSFDAITKAIRLIGNGSRFIATNPDATGPSADGPMPATGAISALITKATGKEPYVVGKPNPMMFRSAMNRIGAHSENTAMIGDRMDTDIVAGIEAGLHTVLVLTGISDETEIAKYPFRPSEILTGVHELVTAEPLETELYEPDLSVEP, encoded by the coding sequence ATGAGCGACCGCCGCGAGATCGAGTGCTGGCTGACCGACATGGACGGCGTGCTCGTGCACGAGAACGCCGCCCTCCCCGGCGCCGCCGCGCTCATCCAGCAGTGGCGCGACACCGGCACGCCCTTCCTCGTGCTCACCAACAACTCCATCTACACGCCGCGGGATCTCGCCGCCCGCCTGCGCGCGAGCGGCCTCGACGTGCCCGAGGAGTCGATCTGGACCTCCGCGATGGCCACCGCAGACTTCTGCGCCAGTCAGATGCCGAACGGCACCGCCTACGTCATCGGCGAAGCCGGCATCACGACCGCCCTGCACGAGGCGGGCTTCATCATGACCGAGACGAACCCCGACTACGTCGTCGTCGGGGAGACCCGCAACTACTCCTTCGACGCGATCACGAAGGCGATCCGCCTCATCGGCAACGGCTCGCGCTTCATCGCCACCAACCCCGACGCGACCGGGCCGAGCGCCGACGGCCCCATGCCCGCCACGGGTGCGATCAGCGCCCTCATCACGAAGGCCACCGGCAAGGAGCCGTACGTCGTCGGCAAGCCCAACCCGATGATGTTCCGCTCCGCCATGAACCGCATCGGCGCGCACAGCGAGAACACGGCGATGATCGGCGACCGCATGGACACCGACATCGTCGCCGGCATCGAAGCGGGGCTCCACACCGTGCTCGTCCTCACGGGCATCAGCGACGAGACCGAGATCGCCAAGTACCCGTTCCGCCCGAGCGAGATTCTCACGGGAGTGCACGAGCTCGTCACCGCCGAGCCGCTCGAGACCGAGCTCTACGAGCCCGATCTGTCCGTCGAGCCATGA
- a CDS encoding septum formation family protein, which produces MSDERAHETGAPAGGSPGPLGKRPRILLWIAGAIVAVLALAGLFLLGTRLPDLLAPAPVVTPTPTPTPTPTETVEPVGPVEPDEYRWDDLLGGECLDPYVDAWQDEYTVVDCAEPHGGQLIARVTYDLGAEDDAPYPGREALSAPLYLACTDPAVLDPSAAGAYDDLAVQSSYPVTEEQWDEGHREYSCFVSRTSGEPLTGSLAVPPVDQ; this is translated from the coding sequence GTGAGCGACGAGCGCGCGCACGAGACGGGGGCGCCCGCGGGCGGCTCGCCGGGCCCGCTAGGGAAGCGTCCGCGCATCCTTCTCTGGATCGCGGGCGCGATCGTGGCCGTGCTCGCCCTCGCCGGCCTCTTCCTGCTCGGCACGCGCCTGCCCGACCTGCTCGCACCGGCGCCGGTCGTGACGCCGACGCCCACCCCCACCCCCACGCCGACCGAGACGGTCGAGCCGGTGGGGCCCGTCGAGCCCGATGAGTACCGGTGGGACGACCTGCTCGGCGGCGAGTGCCTCGACCCCTACGTGGATGCGTGGCAGGACGAGTACACGGTCGTCGACTGCGCCGAGCCGCACGGCGGGCAGCTAATCGCGCGGGTGACCTACGACCTCGGAGCGGAGGACGACGCGCCGTACCCCGGCCGGGAGGCGCTGAGCGCGCCGCTCTACCTGGCGTGCACCGACCCGGCCGTGCTCGACCCCTCGGCGGCAGGTGCCTACGACGACCTCGCCGTGCAGAGCTCGTACCCCGTCACCGAGGAGCAGTGGGACGAGGGGCATCGGGAGTACTCGTGCTTCGTGAGCCGCACGTCGGGTGAGCCTCTCACGGGCAGCCTCGCGGTGCCGCCCGTCGATCAGTAG
- the pyrE gene encoding orotate phosphoribosyltransferase — MTDAREKLIQFIRDEAVFHGEFTLSSGATASYYIDLRRLSLDHRAAPLIGQVMCDLIADIPDVAAVGGLTMGADPIAAAVLHQGVARGLTYDAVVVRKAPKDHGRGRQVEGPDVDGKRVVVLEDTSTTGGSPLTAARALEAAGATVVAVAVVVDRATDARRVIEEAGYEYRAAIGLADLGLA, encoded by the coding sequence GTGACCGACGCGCGCGAGAAGCTCATCCAGTTCATCCGCGACGAGGCCGTCTTCCACGGCGAGTTCACGCTCTCGAGCGGAGCGACGGCGAGCTACTACATCGACCTGCGCCGACTCAGCCTCGACCACCGTGCGGCCCCGCTCATCGGCCAGGTCATGTGCGACCTCATCGCCGACATCCCCGACGTCGCCGCGGTCGGCGGGCTCACCATGGGCGCCGACCCCATCGCCGCCGCTGTGCTGCACCAGGGGGTCGCCCGCGGACTCACGTACGACGCCGTCGTCGTGCGCAAGGCTCCCAAGGATCACGGTCGCGGCCGGCAGGTCGAGGGGCCCGACGTCGACGGCAAGCGCGTCGTCGTGCTCGAAGACACCTCGACGACGGGCGGGTCGCCCCTCACTGCGGCGCGCGCCCTCGAGGCCGCCGGGGCGACGGTCGTCGCCGTCGCGGTCGTCGTCGACAGGGCGACGGATGCTCGGCGCGTGATCGAGGAGGCCGGCTACGAGTACCGCGCGGCGATCGGGCTGGCCGACCTCGGGCTCGCGTGA
- a CDS encoding exodeoxyribonuclease III, whose translation MRIATWNVNSIRTRHARVVDFLVQSDVDVLAMQEIKCKPEQFPMAPFEEAGYEVIAHGLNQWNGVAIASRLPLTDVATELTDQPGFAKAHEGPDAPLEARALGATIDGVRVWSLYVPNGRALDDPHLDYKLRFLRAAAEEARTWLSENPDAPLALTGDFNVAPTDADMGDPSFVPGVSTHISPAEREAFAGLEAAGLSDVVRPLVPEGFTFWDYKQLRFPRNEGMRIDFILGSRGFADLVAGASIEREQRKGDSPSDHVPVVVELALEQEDDDRPMIF comes from the coding sequence ATGCGCATCGCCACCTGGAACGTCAACTCGATCCGCACCCGTCACGCTCGCGTCGTCGACTTCCTCGTGCAGTCCGACGTCGACGTGCTCGCAATGCAGGAGATCAAGTGCAAGCCCGAGCAGTTCCCCATGGCACCGTTCGAGGAGGCCGGCTACGAGGTCATCGCGCACGGACTGAACCAGTGGAACGGCGTCGCGATCGCGAGCCGCCTTCCGCTCACCGACGTCGCGACCGAGCTGACCGACCAGCCCGGTTTCGCGAAGGCGCACGAGGGACCGGATGCTCCCCTCGAAGCCCGCGCGCTCGGCGCCACGATCGACGGCGTGCGGGTGTGGAGCCTCTACGTTCCCAACGGCCGCGCCCTCGACGACCCGCACCTCGACTACAAACTGCGCTTCCTGCGTGCAGCGGCCGAGGAGGCGCGCACGTGGCTGAGCGAGAATCCGGATGCTCCGCTCGCGCTCACCGGCGACTTCAACGTGGCTCCCACCGACGCCGACATGGGCGACCCGAGCTTCGTGCCCGGTGTCTCCACCCACATCTCCCCCGCCGAGCGCGAGGCCTTCGCGGGGCTCGAGGCCGCGGGGCTCTCCGACGTCGTGCGCCCGCTCGTTCCGGAGGGCTTCACCTTCTGGGACTACAAGCAGCTGCGGTTCCCCCGCAACGAGGGCATGCGCATCGACTTCATCCTCGGCTCGCGCGGCTTCGCCGACCTCGTGGCGGGTGCGAGCATCGAGCGGGAGCAGCGCAAGGGTGACAGCCCGAGTGACCACGTGCCCGTCGTGGTCGAGCTCGCGCTCGAGCAGGAGGACGACGACCGCCCGATGATCTTCTAG
- a CDS encoding AEC family transporter yields the protein MLIGFAIIGSVIAVGYFVGRVGVLGPTAAVVLGRAAFFVFLPALLFSVMAEADLAELFSALLPVSAIAALSCMLAFVLLARLLWRRGPPALTIGALASGYVNANNIGLPVAAYVIGDPTLVAPVILLQLVVFAPIALTILDVTTSGRLSIGRVLTQPVRNPLIIASVLGLVVALLGVDLPDPVVEPFRLLGAAAVPAVLVVFGLSLHGRRILEPGSGRRDVLLAVILKSIVMPLVAWGLGALVFGLEGVALFTVVVLAALPTAQNVYTYAARYQTAMPLARDSGLISTALAVPILVVIAALLAP from the coding sequence GTGCTCATCGGCTTCGCGATCATCGGGTCGGTGATCGCCGTCGGCTACTTCGTCGGGCGCGTCGGAGTGCTCGGCCCGACCGCCGCCGTCGTGCTCGGGCGGGCCGCCTTCTTCGTGTTCCTCCCCGCGCTCCTGTTCAGCGTCATGGCCGAGGCCGACCTCGCAGAACTGTTCTCGGCGCTGCTGCCCGTCTCCGCGATCGCGGCGCTCTCGTGCATGCTCGCGTTCGTGCTGCTCGCGCGCCTCCTCTGGCGTCGAGGGCCTCCAGCGCTCACGATCGGCGCTCTGGCCTCCGGCTACGTCAACGCGAACAACATCGGCCTGCCCGTCGCCGCGTACGTGATCGGCGACCCCACCCTCGTCGCCCCGGTGATCCTCCTGCAGCTGGTCGTGTTCGCGCCCATCGCCCTCACGATCCTCGATGTCACGACGAGCGGCCGGCTCTCGATCGGCCGGGTGCTCACGCAGCCGGTGCGCAACCCGCTCATCATCGCCTCGGTGCTCGGGCTCGTCGTCGCCCTGCTCGGCGTCGACCTCCCCGACCCGGTCGTCGAGCCGTTCCGTCTGCTCGGCGCCGCCGCGGTGCCGGCCGTCCTCGTCGTCTTCGGGTTGTCTTTGCACGGTCGCCGCATCCTGGAGCCGGGGAGCGGGCGACGGGATGTTCTGCTCGCCGTCATCCTCAAGAGCATCGTCATGCCGCTCGTCGCGTGGGGCCTCGGCGCACTCGTGTTCGGGCTCGAGGGCGTCGCGCTCTTCACCGTCGTCGTGCTCGCGGCCCTGCCGACGGCGCAGAACGTCTACACCTACGCGGCCCGCTACCAGACGGCCATGCCGCTCGCGCGAGACTCCGGTCTCATCTCGACGGCGCTCGCCGTGCCGATCCTCGTCGTCATCGCGGCGCTCCTGGCACCGTAG
- a CDS encoding helix-turn-helix domain-containing protein translates to MGSWPIVARPDHVDRLVDALAARPARAQMLRGPSGVGKTTVAATAASALAAKGRTIVPVVALDELRDVPLGALSPLLGAERFAPHDDVADRLQQLIALVGAHADTYLLVVDDAPLLDATSAAALYQLVRVFAVPALLTARDEHPMTGALARLLHEDLVTVTEVPGLGLDQTRELLRRRLGAEPRPETLRTLFDVTRGNPLFLRELVLSAERTGRVRSGPYGVELDPSRVPPHIIGTVASRLDTLRDDQRRFAELLAVAQPWPATATRAEDLDTVDDLVAGGFVVASGEGAGGEGASGEGDRAHLRLAHPIFAEALLADLEPAARNRLRESAARRLLALPSPPVRFTAVCLLLDAGATVARDDTLWAARYAHAVGDHERAIAAADRVLATATEEDAPALATAHVTRAAALSALGRVEEADEAFARAEASARAGAAAETLAIVHLRWGQHTALRRHEPRAAADRIVSILDDLDATGRALLEPDLAKWRLMAGDREVLASHVIPPATLDRARGADPAPGAGPGDAAEHAAGHAAELTAALGTAMIATMAGRIDDASAAIASGRPLAARFAEVVPYGESLLDLSAFLVDVARGRIDDARAFAEARRLEPFAESSGVWSYALALIHLHGGRLHDAAPLAVLAVDQLRWRDFTGLLGPALALASTVHAQRGDQASARAFLDALEPAHHDDVKVRLQAAEAQAWLAAAEGDPESASAALTSAVRVGVEAGHLLLAALTATVALRLSSGGEVLDLVSSAAASSGAPFLELVRRAAEAREHHDAAAAVELAPALTTAGLGALAFGLVSAAPGWEPDDRMLVRRARVTASELSRTVVSPSRPRHARDDAGLTEREWTVATAAARRERSREIAERLGVSVRTVDNHLSNIYRKLGVRGRTELERELREFL, encoded by the coding sequence ATGGGGTCTTGGCCGATCGTCGCGCGCCCCGATCACGTCGACCGGCTCGTGGATGCGCTCGCGGCCCGCCCTGCACGCGCACAAATGTTGCGCGGGCCCAGCGGGGTGGGCAAGACGACCGTGGCCGCGACGGCCGCGTCAGCACTCGCCGCGAAGGGCCGCACGATCGTGCCCGTCGTCGCTCTCGACGAGCTGCGCGACGTTCCGCTGGGTGCCCTGTCTCCCCTGCTCGGCGCTGAGCGCTTCGCGCCGCACGACGACGTCGCCGACCGGCTGCAGCAGCTCATCGCGCTCGTCGGAGCGCACGCCGACACCTATCTGCTCGTCGTCGACGACGCGCCGCTGCTCGACGCCACCTCGGCTGCAGCGCTGTACCAGCTCGTGCGCGTCTTCGCCGTGCCCGCTCTGCTCACCGCCCGAGACGAGCACCCCATGACGGGAGCGCTCGCGCGCCTTCTGCACGAGGACCTCGTGACGGTGACCGAGGTGCCCGGTCTCGGGCTTGACCAGACGCGTGAGCTGCTGCGCCGCCGCCTCGGCGCCGAGCCGCGACCCGAGACGCTCCGCACGCTGTTCGACGTCACCCGTGGCAACCCGCTCTTCCTGCGCGAGCTCGTGCTCTCGGCCGAGCGCACGGGCCGCGTGCGCTCGGGTCCCTACGGCGTCGAGCTCGACCCCAGCCGCGTGCCGCCGCACATCATCGGCACCGTCGCGAGCCGCCTCGACACTCTTCGCGATGATCAGCGACGCTTCGCCGAGCTGCTCGCCGTCGCCCAGCCGTGGCCGGCGACCGCCACGCGTGCCGAGGACCTCGACACGGTGGACGATCTCGTCGCCGGGGGCTTCGTCGTGGCGAGCGGGGAGGGTGCGGGCGGTGAGGGTGCGAGCGGTGAGGGCGACCGCGCGCACCTTCGACTGGCGCACCCGATCTTCGCGGAGGCCCTTCTCGCCGACCTCGAGCCCGCCGCGCGGAACCGTCTGCGGGAGTCCGCGGCGCGCCGTCTGCTCGCCCTCCCGTCACCGCCGGTGCGCTTCACGGCCGTGTGCCTTCTGCTCGACGCTGGCGCGACAGTCGCGCGAGACGACACGCTGTGGGCGGCCCGCTACGCGCATGCCGTGGGCGATCACGAGCGCGCGATCGCGGCAGCCGACCGCGTGCTCGCCACCGCGACCGAGGAGGATGCGCCCGCGCTCGCCACGGCCCACGTGACGCGCGCCGCCGCGCTCTCCGCTCTCGGACGGGTGGAGGAGGCTGACGAGGCCTTCGCACGGGCGGAGGCGAGTGCGCGGGCAGGCGCGGCCGCGGAGACTCTGGCCATCGTGCACCTGCGGTGGGGGCAGCACACGGCGCTGCGGCGGCACGAGCCCCGGGCTGCGGCGGACCGCATCGTGAGCATCCTCGACGACCTGGATGCGACCGGGCGCGCCCTGCTCGAGCCCGATCTCGCCAAGTGGCGCCTCATGGCCGGTGATCGCGAGGTTCTCGCTTCGCACGTCATACCGCCGGCAACGCTCGACCGTGCCCGCGGCGCCGACCCTGCCCCGGGCGCCGGCCCAGGGGATGCCGCCGAGCATGCAGCCGGGCATGCCGCCGAGCTCACGGCCGCTCTCGGCACAGCCATGATCGCGACGATGGCCGGCCGCATCGACGACGCGAGCGCCGCCATCGCCTCGGGTCGGCCGCTCGCCGCGCGCTTCGCCGAGGTGGTGCCGTACGGCGAGAGCCTGCTCGACCTCAGTGCGTTCCTCGTCGATGTGGCGCGGGGCCGCATCGATGATGCGCGCGCATTCGCGGAGGCGCGCAGGCTCGAGCCCTTCGCGGAGTCATCGGGAGTGTGGTCGTACGCTCTCGCGCTCATCCACCTCCACGGCGGGCGACTGCACGATGCCGCTCCCCTCGCGGTGCTCGCCGTCGATCAGCTGCGGTGGCGCGACTTCACGGGCCTCCTCGGCCCGGCGCTCGCCCTCGCGTCGACCGTGCACGCTCAGCGCGGTGATCAGGCCAGTGCCCGCGCGTTCCTCGACGCGCTCGAGCCGGCCCACCACGACGACGTCAAGGTTCGCCTGCAGGCGGCGGAGGCGCAGGCCTGGCTCGCCGCGGCCGAGGGAGACCCTGAGTCGGCGAGCGCCGCGCTCACCTCGGCGGTGCGCGTCGGCGTCGAGGCTGGCCACCTCCTCCTCGCCGCTCTGACGGCCACCGTGGCGCTGCGGCTCTCCTCCGGCGGCGAGGTGCTCGACCTCGTGTCGAGCGCCGCAGCCTCCTCGGGCGCCCCGTTCCTCGAGCTTGTGAGGAGGGCGGCAGAGGCCCGAGAGCACCACGACGCGGCCGCGGCCGTGGAGCTCGCCCCCGCGCTCACGACGGCCGGCCTCGGAGCGCTCGCGTTCGGCCTCGTGTCAGCGGCGCCCGGGTGGGAACCGGACGACCGGATGCTCGTGCGCCGTGCCCGCGTGACCGCGAGCGAGCTCTCCCGCACCGTGGTGTCGCCCTCCCGCCCCAGGCACGCGCGCGACGATGCCGGCCTCACCGAACGGGAGTGGACGGTCGCGACCGCGGCGGCTCGCCGCGAGCGCAGCCGTGAGATCGCCGAGCGACTCGGGGTTTCGGTGCGCACGGTCGACAACCACCTGTCGAACATCTATCGCAAGCTCGGCGTGCGCGGTCGTACCGAGCTCGAGCGCGAGCTGCGCGAGTTCCTATAA